One genomic region from Thermodesulfobacteriota bacterium encodes:
- a CDS encoding ABC transporter ATP-binding protein, whose translation MSFISVEGLYKAYGNGKKSVEVLNGIDLTVEKGETVAILGASGVGKSTLLNVIGALDRPTKGKVLYRDEPIFSFDEKRLAAFRNRNIGFVFQFHHLLPEFTALENVMLPALIGGDDRARVSERAEALLKEVGLGERLDHKPGELSGGEQQRAAIVRAVVQMPEVILADEPTGNLDTRTGEDVFELLLKLNRERDITLMVVTHNEALAARLLRRLHMVDGKIREL comes from the coding sequence ATGTCGTTCATTTCCGTAGAGGGTCTTTACAAGGCTTACGGTAACGGGAAAAAAAGCGTGGAGGTCTTGAACGGCATAGACCTCACGGTGGAGAAGGGAGAGACCGTTGCCATACTCGGCGCCTCGGGCGTGGGGAAGTCCACGCTGCTGAACGTCATAGGCGCACTCGACAGACCCACAAAGGGGAAGGTGCTCTACCGGGACGAGCCCATATTCAGCTTCGACGAGAAGAGGCTCGCCGCGTTCAGGAACAGGAACATAGGCTTTGTTTTTCAGTTCCACCACCTGTTGCCGGAGTTCACAGCGCTCGAGAACGTAATGCTGCCCGCGCTGATAGGAGGGGATGACAGGGCACGGGTAAGCGAGAGGGCCGAGGCGCTCTTAAAGGAGGTCGGCCTCGGCGAGAGGCTCGACCACAAACCCGGCGAGCTCTCCGGCGGGGAGCAGCAGAGGGCCGCCATAGTGCGCGCCGTGGTGCAGATGCCCGAGGTGATACTCGCCGACGAGCCCACGGGCAACCTGGATACAAGGACGGGAGAAGATGTGTTCGAACTCCTCTTGAAGCTTAACAGGGAGAGGGATATAACTCTCATGGTAGTCACGCACAACGAGGCGCTGGCCGCCAGGCTCTTGAGGAGGCTGCATATGGTGGACGGGAAGATCCGGGAACTTTAG
- the lysS gene encoding lysine--tRNA ligase, with protein MQSRGQEFKQRLERLQALRESGVDPFPNDFKPGSTSAEVAERFGALTAEELEAKDESALIAGRVVALRRFGKASFAHIQDRSGRLQGYFKKDILDEETWALFKGCDVGDIVGVGGRLFRTRTGELTIEVKTLRLLAKGLSPLPEKWHGLKDVEARYRQRYLDIMVNPEVKEVFKKRTAIVRYLREFLDSREFMEVETPMMQHIPGGAAAKPFITRHNALGMDLYLRIAPELYLKRLVIGGIERVYEINRNFRNEGVSTQHNPEFTMLEFYQAYATFEDLMLLTEEMISSLVNELNGSMETVYQGEPLDFTPPWDRITVKDAIAKYSDAGEDIFTDRDKAEEFLKGLNPKLPEGLGHGKLLVEIFEHVAEHKLIRPTFVTHYPVEVSPLSRRSASDPSLVDRFELFIAGKEIANAFSELNDPVDQRERFELQAKEREAGDQEAQPMDEEFLRALEYGMPPTAGEGIGIDRLVMILTDSSSIRDVILFPLLKEERRESEGGPEGSGGPEARSSTEEAETPLKVKG; from the coding sequence TTGCAAAGTAGAGGACAGGAGTTCAAACAGCGCCTGGAAAGGCTCCAGGCCTTGAGGGAGAGTGGGGTAGACCCCTTCCCGAACGACTTTAAGCCGGGCTCGACCTCGGCCGAGGTAGCGGAAAGGTTCGGCGCCCTTACGGCCGAGGAGCTAGAGGCAAAGGACGAGAGCGCCCTTATCGCCGGGAGGGTCGTGGCCTTGAGGCGTTTCGGCAAGGCCTCTTTCGCCCATATCCAGGACAGGAGCGGCAGGCTCCAGGGGTATTTTAAGAAGGACATACTTGATGAGGAGACTTGGGCCCTCTTCAAGGGCTGCGATGTCGGGGACATAGTCGGCGTTGGTGGAAGGCTATTCCGGACACGCACCGGAGAGTTGACCATTGAGGTGAAGACCTTAAGGCTCCTCGCCAAGGGGCTTAGCCCGCTGCCCGAGAAGTGGCACGGCCTTAAGGACGTCGAGGCAAGGTACCGGCAGCGCTACCTCGACATAATGGTAAACCCCGAGGTCAAGGAAGTATTCAAGAAAAGGACCGCGATCGTGCGCTACCTGAGGGAGTTCCTGGACTCCCGGGAGTTCATGGAGGTCGAGACCCCCATGATGCAGCACATCCCCGGAGGGGCGGCGGCCAAACCCTTTATAACGCGCCATAACGCGCTCGGGATGGACCTCTATCTCCGCATAGCCCCGGAGCTCTACCTTAAAAGGCTCGTCATAGGCGGCATCGAAAGGGTCTACGAGATAAACCGCAACTTCAGGAACGAGGGCGTATCCACCCAGCATAACCCCGAGTTCACCATGCTCGAGTTCTACCAGGCATACGCCACGTTCGAGGACCTGATGCTCCTTACCGAGGAGATGATAAGCTCGCTCGTCAACGAGCTTAACGGCTCGATGGAGACCGTCTACCAGGGCGAGCCCCTCGACTTCACCCCGCCCTGGGACAGGATTACCGTAAAGGACGCGATAGCCAAGTACTCCGACGCGGGCGAAGATATCTTCACCGACAGGGACAAGGCGGAGGAGTTCTTGAAAGGGTTAAACCCGAAACTTCCCGAGGGGCTCGGCCACGGAAAGCTCCTGGTGGAGATATTCGAGCACGTTGCCGAGCACAAATTAATCCGGCCGACCTTCGTGACGCACTACCCTGTCGAGGTCTCCCCCCTTTCAAGGAGGAGTGCCTCGGACCCCTCGCTCGTCGACAGGTTCGAGCTCTTCATTGCGGGTAAAGAGATAGCCAATGCCTTCAGCGAGCTTAACGACCCGGTGGACCAGAGAGAGAGGTTCGAGTTGCAGGCGAAGGAGCGCGAGGCCGGGGACCAGGAGGCCCAGCCGATGGACGAGGAGTTCCTGAGGGCGCTCGAGTACGGCATGCCGCCCACGGCCGGTGAGGGCATAGGCATAGACAGGCTCGTCATGATACTGACTGATTCTTCTTCGATACGCGACGTGATACTCTTCCCCCTCCTGAAGGAAGAGAGGCGGGAGAGCGAGGGGGGGCCGGAAGGGTCTGGAGGGCCGGAAGCCCGCTCATCGACCGAGGAGGCCGAAACCCCGCTCAAGGTAAAGGGCTGA
- a CDS encoding cyclic nucleotide-binding domain-containing protein, translated as MLFAGRDTEKVTALMEKAERYLAKGKLINALAVYDEISSFGDRDPRIYVRLGDIARRLDDSECAALHYTSAADCFVRQGFLIRAIAVCKVITHLDPSKEGVHGRLAELCVEHGVVKGERATAAGAETVVRRTPFFSDLTGEEFLEVVKKVGCHNVRRSASIFREGDDGDSIYIVASGRMEAVCRTGDGKAVRVATFGEGEFFGEFGFFSEEKRAATVKAVEPTALLEMKRADMLAIASNHPGLSKVLFDFYKERVVERFMAYSRVFRPMKREDRRAVLKRLVLERFDKGAEVMKKGEKGNTMYLIKAGRVEVWVPDEDGGGKRVIAELKEGDFFGEVALATSRPRTANVTAVTEIEAVLFSRTVMKEIIAGHPRVKEILKGIIKERTAGAVRCGEHASAAPML; from the coding sequence ATGTTGTTCGCCGGGCGGGATACGGAGAAGGTCACGGCGTTAATGGAGAAGGCCGAGAGGTATCTCGCCAAGGGCAAGCTCATAAACGCCCTTGCCGTGTACGACGAGATAAGCTCGTTCGGAGACAGGGACCCGCGTATATACGTGCGGCTGGGGGACATAGCGAGGAGGCTTGATGACTCCGAGTGCGCGGCGTTGCACTATACGTCCGCAGCGGACTGCTTCGTAAGGCAGGGCTTTCTTATAAGGGCGATAGCCGTATGCAAGGTAATAACCCATCTGGACCCCTCGAAGGAGGGCGTGCACGGCAGGCTGGCCGAGCTTTGCGTTGAACACGGGGTGGTTAAGGGGGAAAGGGCCACGGCGGCCGGGGCGGAGACGGTGGTCCGGCGGACCCCGTTCTTCTCGGATCTGACTGGTGAAGAGTTCCTGGAGGTCGTAAAAAAGGTCGGGTGCCATAACGTAAGGCGCAGTGCGAGTATTTTCAGGGAGGGCGACGACGGCGACTCCATATACATCGTCGCGAGCGGCCGCATGGAGGCCGTGTGCCGGACCGGGGACGGTAAGGCGGTTAGGGTGGCGACTTTCGGCGAGGGGGAGTTCTTCGGAGAGTTCGGCTTCTTCTCTGAGGAGAAGAGGGCGGCCACGGTCAAGGCCGTCGAGCCGACCGCGCTCCTCGAGATGAAAAGGGCCGACATGCTCGCTATAGCCTCCAACCATCCGGGGTTGTCCAAGGTGCTTTTTGATTTTTACAAGGAGCGCGTCGTGGAAAGGTTCATGGCGTATTCGAGGGTGTTTCGGCCCATGAAGAGGGAGGACAGGAGAGCGGTGCTCAAACGTCTTGTCCTGGAGAGGTTCGACAAAGGGGCCGAGGTAATGAAGAAGGGCGAGAAGGGCAACACCATGTATCTCATAAAGGCCGGCAGGGTCGAGGTATGGGTGCCGGATGAGGACGGGGGCGGGAAGCGGGTGATCGCCGAACTCAAGGAGGGGGACTTCTTCGGCGAGGTGGCGCTTGCCACGAGCAGGCCGCGCACGGCGAACGTGACCGCCGTTACGGAAATCGAGGCGGTACTGTTTTCAAGGACCGTTATGAAAGAGATAATCGCAGGCCACCCCAGGGTTAAAGAGATACTCAAGGGGATCATAAAGGAACGGACGGCAGGCGCGGTGAGGTGCGGGGAGCATGCCTCCGCCGCCCCCATGCTGTAG
- the bamA gene encoding outer membrane protein assembly factor BamA, with protein MKLTRLLFITVFLFSVFTHHAWAGQADTRVAVLPFDMHSDVDISELRRGVMEVMAGTLHDAGAEVVGMELIKGLVLKGGVESFDEGTAIEISKKAGADFAILGSVSSLGAALGADWRIFDIKEGKLLRFYHKDAYSEDELLDGIERTARSMYDRMVAQSEAVPAAGKDTIERIEVVGNRRVDDEAVVKEVVSKVGRPFSPDDVKDDIRRIFGMGYFEGVVVDLSDGASGKVLTFIVEEKPLVKSVTLSGNKEFLDDKINEVLTVKTGTVLDRVIVKEDAERIKLLYEAGGYYLASVKPEVIYEGDRVEAGVVFNIDEGALVKVKRITITGNEVFSDRKLKRLMETKKAGLFSFITGSGTFNEYIFQSDLSKVMKYYFDKGYILADLVDERVLLSEDKKWFYITITLKEGARFRVGDIELTGEILTTREELREALKIESGDVFNRSRFNEGVDAMSFIYGDKGYAYADFDIKTGVNEEDNTVGLTINITRNELVYIERIDIAGNVRTRDKVIRREVEVEEGELYSSTGLKRSRSNLRRLGYFEESEITESEGSDAGKMNVDVKVEERPTGSVSFGMGYSSSDKVVLTAAISQGNLFGTGLKLNLSGTVSAKSSNYVFSFTEPWLFDKPLSAGFNIFDTMREYPDFDTDKQGFGLNFGFPVYKRTTRGFIGYRYERVEISDVSETASPTIKEEEGTSKVSSVRFGIVYDTRDDYFFPNEGSLVNFSTEVAGGAVGGNINFAKYNISALRYFPMPWDTTLALRGAYGYVHSFAGKEVPIYERFFLGGINSLRGFETRSIGPKDPVTGENIGGDTMVVMNTELIFPLFPDYKMKGVVFFDMGNAYDGSVEFGDLRESIGVGVRWFSPIGPIRIEWGYNLDPEDDEKQSIWEFTVGGMF; from the coding sequence ATGAAACTTACTCGATTACTTTTTATTACCGTCTTTTTATTTTCGGTCTTTACCCACCATGCCTGGGCCGGGCAGGCGGATACCAGGGTGGCGGTACTTCCCTTCGACATGCACAGCGACGTCGACATATCGGAGTTGAGAAGGGGTGTGATGGAGGTCATGGCCGGTACGCTCCACGATGCGGGTGCCGAGGTGGTGGGCATGGAGCTCATAAAGGGGCTCGTGCTCAAAGGCGGGGTGGAGAGCTTCGACGAGGGGACGGCCATTGAGATATCGAAGAAGGCCGGGGCCGACTTCGCCATCCTCGGCTCCGTCTCCAGCCTCGGCGCGGCGCTCGGCGCGGACTGGCGCATATTCGATATCAAGGAGGGGAAGCTCCTGAGGTTTTACCACAAGGACGCCTATAGCGAGGATGAGCTCCTGGACGGCATCGAGCGGACCGCCCGCTCCATGTACGATAGGATGGTCGCCCAGTCCGAGGCCGTGCCTGCGGCCGGGAAGGACACCATAGAGAGAATAGAAGTGGTCGGCAACAGGAGGGTCGATGACGAGGCGGTCGTAAAGGAGGTCGTGAGCAAGGTCGGCCGTCCCTTCTCCCCGGACGATGTCAAGGATGATATACGCCGCATCTTCGGCATGGGCTACTTCGAGGGCGTGGTCGTCGACCTCTCAGACGGCGCCTCGGGCAAGGTGCTCACCTTTATCGTGGAGGAAAAGCCGCTCGTAAAGAGCGTAACCCTGAGCGGCAACAAGGAGTTCCTGGACGATAAGATTAACGAGGTGCTGACGGTTAAGACCGGCACCGTGCTCGACAGGGTCATAGTCAAGGAGGACGCCGAGAGGATAAAGCTCCTCTACGAGGCCGGGGGGTACTACCTGGCCTCGGTGAAGCCCGAGGTCATCTACGAGGGGGACAGGGTCGAGGCCGGCGTGGTCTTCAATATAGACGAAGGGGCGCTGGTCAAGGTAAAGAGGATAACGATAACGGGGAACGAGGTCTTCTCGGACAGGAAGCTAAAGCGCCTCATGGAGACCAAAAAGGCCGGACTCTTTTCTTTTATAACCGGCTCGGGGACCTTCAACGAGTACATCTTCCAGAGCGACCTGTCAAAGGTAATGAAGTACTACTTCGACAAGGGCTATATACTGGCGGACCTGGTCGACGAGAGGGTGCTCTTGAGCGAGGACAAGAAGTGGTTCTATATAACCATCACCTTGAAGGAAGGAGCGCGGTTCAGGGTGGGGGATATAGAATTAACGGGCGAGATACTGACCACCAGGGAGGAGCTCAGAGAGGCGCTCAAGATAGAGAGCGGTGATGTGTTCAACAGGTCCAGGTTCAACGAGGGTGTCGACGCCATGAGCTTCATATACGGCGACAAGGGGTACGCCTACGCGGACTTCGACATAAAGACCGGGGTGAATGAGGAGGATAATACAGTTGGTCTGACCATCAATATAACCAGGAACGAGCTGGTTTACATAGAGAGGATAGACATAGCCGGTAACGTCAGGACCAGGGACAAGGTCATAAGGCGCGAGGTGGAGGTGGAGGAAGGCGAGCTCTACTCCTCCACGGGCCTTAAGAGGAGCAGGAGCAACCTGAGGAGGCTCGGCTACTTCGAGGAATCGGAGATAACCGAGAGCGAGGGAAGTGATGCGGGCAAGATGAACGTCGACGTGAAGGTGGAGGAGCGGCCTACCGGTTCGGTGAGCTTCGGCATGGGCTACAGCTCCTCGGACAAGGTGGTGCTCACGGCCGCCATCTCCCAGGGCAACCTCTTCGGGACCGGGCTGAAGTTGAACCTCTCCGGCACGGTGAGCGCCAAGAGCTCCAACTACGTGTTCAGCTTTACCGAGCCGTGGCTGTTCGATAAGCCGCTTTCCGCCGGTTTCAATATTTTCGATACGATGAGGGAGTACCCGGACTTCGACACCGACAAGCAGGGGTTCGGGTTGAACTTCGGCTTCCCCGTTTATAAAAGGACCACCCGCGGGTTCATCGGCTACAGGTATGAAAGGGTGGAGATAAGCGACGTGTCGGAGACGGCCAGCCCCACCATAAAGGAGGAGGAGGGCACCAGCAAGGTGAGCAGCGTCAGGTTCGGGATAGTGTACGACACGCGCGACGATTACTTCTTCCCCAACGAGGGCTCGTTGGTGAACTTTTCCACGGAGGTCGCCGGGGGTGCGGTCGGCGGCAACATCAACTTCGCAAAGTACAACATCTCCGCGTTGAGATACTTCCCGATGCCGTGGGATACTACCTTAGCCTTAAGGGGGGCCTACGGTTACGTGCACAGCTTCGCAGGCAAGGAGGTCCCGATTTACGAGAGGTTCTTCCTGGGGGGCATAAACTCCCTAAGGGGCTTTGAGACCCGCTCCATAGGCCCGAAGGACCCGGTTACGGGCGAGAACATAGGCGGAGACACGATGGTGGTGATGAACACCGAGCTCATCTTCCCCCTCTTCCCGGACTACAAGATGAAGGGGGTCGTCTTCTTCGACATGGGCAACGCCTATGACGGCTCGGTGGAGTTTGGGGACTTGAGGGAGAGCATCGGGGTGGGCGTGAGATGGTTCTCGCCCATAGGGCCCATAAGGATAGAGTGGGGATATAACCTCGACCCGGAGGACGACGAAAAACAGAGTATCTGGGAGTTTACCGTCGGCGGAATGTTCTAA
- a CDS encoding lipoprotein-releasing ABC transporter permease subunit, producing the protein MSYELFIGLRYLGAKRKQGFISVITFISILGITVGVTALIIVLSVMSGFEEDLKEKILGVNAHVVVMEFGGAMSGYEEVAEGVRRVDGVVGATPFIYGQAMLSSRSGVMGSVVRGLDLETVGDVTLLPERMKEGSIEGLGASFDDTQATGELPGIVLGAELARSLGARVGGEVNVVSPSTAAMGTMPRMAAFRVAGIFEFGMYEYDSGLAFVSIENAQRFFKLDGTVSGVEVKIDDIYGAKEVAAAIEAELTGPYWTRTWMEMNRNLFSALKLEKAAMFIILMLIVLVAALNIISTLIMVVMEKGKEIAILKSIGATSGGIMKIFMIEGVVIGVVGTLLGTVLGLVGAWNLEAVVGFFERVFDFKVLPPSVYYIDKLPSKVEPYFVALVALVSLAISFLATLYPSWKASKLDPVEGLRYE; encoded by the coding sequence ATGTCTTACGAGCTTTTTATCGGGCTCAGGTACCTCGGGGCGAAGCGCAAGCAGGGCTTCATCTCGGTCATAACGTTTATATCGATACTCGGCATTACCGTGGGCGTGACGGCGCTCATAATCGTACTCTCGGTCATGAGCGGCTTCGAGGAGGACCTGAAGGAGAAGATTCTCGGAGTGAACGCCCACGTGGTGGTGATGGAGTTCGGCGGCGCGATGAGCGGCTACGAGGAGGTGGCCGAGGGGGTGAGGCGGGTGGACGGGGTCGTCGGCGCGACACCGTTCATATACGGCCAGGCAATGCTCTCGTCGAGGTCCGGGGTCATGGGGAGCGTGGTAAGGGGGCTGGACCTCGAGACCGTGGGGGACGTAACGCTCCTGCCCGAGAGGATGAAGGAGGGCTCGATCGAGGGGCTCGGCGCCTCGTTCGATGATACGCAGGCCACCGGAGAGCTCCCCGGTATAGTGCTCGGCGCCGAGCTCGCGAGAAGCCTCGGGGCGAGAGTGGGCGGCGAGGTCAACGTGGTATCCCCGAGTACCGCGGCCATGGGCACCATGCCACGGATGGCGGCCTTCCGCGTAGCGGGCATATTCGAGTTCGGCATGTACGAGTACGACTCGGGCCTGGCCTTCGTCTCCATCGAGAACGCGCAGAGGTTCTTCAAGCTCGACGGGACGGTCAGCGGCGTGGAGGTCAAGATAGACGACATATACGGGGCGAAGGAGGTGGCCGCAGCCATAGAGGCGGAGCTTACGGGCCCCTACTGGACCAGGACGTGGATGGAGATGAACAGGAACCTCTTCTCCGCGCTTAAGCTCGAGAAGGCGGCCATGTTCATAATCCTCATGCTCATAGTGCTCGTCGCGGCCTTGAACATAATAAGCACGCTCATAATGGTCGTTATGGAAAAGGGCAAGGAGATAGCCATACTGAAGAGCATCGGCGCCACCTCGGGCGGCATAATGAAGATATTCATGATAGAGGGGGTGGTGATAGGGGTGGTCGGGACGCTCCTGGGGACCGTGCTGGGGCTCGTCGGCGCGTGGAACCTCGAGGCGGTGGTGGGCTTCTTCGAGAGGGTTTTTGACTTCAAGGTCCTGCCCCCGAGCGTTTACTACATCGACAAACTGCCGTCGAAGGTGGAGCCTTACTTCGTGGCGCTTGTGGCCCTGGTCTCGCTTGCGATAAGTTTTCTGGCAACGCTTTACCCGTCGTGGAAGGCCTCGAAGCTGGACCCGGTCGAGGGGCTCAGGTATGAGTGA